In the Paenibacillus pabuli genome, one interval contains:
- a CDS encoding sensor histidine kinase, with product MQLFYKNTGLNPYVWLVFFILPFYYISQYSKLWTMVTGIVIILVFFVCYLLAFITKGWQVYMWIGLLIAISITMTIAYDYAYFSLFLAFFIGNIKNKAGFFTLYSINLAASFLTINYGFIIQSSRLLSQFPFVFISLMASILLPISTYNKNNREQLEGQLESANKRLDDLVKMEERQRIARDLHDTLGQKLSLIGLKTDLAKRLLRVNPEQAEMELNDLRQTASTALKEVREMVTTMRGTQLVDELFRAEQILKAASIEFKLDGNPKLQDTSQLNENVLGMCLKEAVTNVVKHSQATICTISLKETPSDNILTVYDNGIGMEHGNNKERRGTGILGMKERLEFVNGCLDIRSGTSIDGTQLIIQVPKLVRKPIKEE from the coding sequence ATGCAGCTCTTTTATAAAAATACAGGTTTGAATCCGTACGTATGGCTAGTCTTTTTCATTCTGCCTTTCTATTATATTTCGCAATATTCAAAACTGTGGACCATGGTGACTGGAATTGTTATCATTCTTGTCTTTTTCGTCTGTTATTTGCTTGCCTTCATCACCAAGGGCTGGCAGGTATATATGTGGATCGGTCTGCTGATTGCCATTTCCATTACCATGACGATCGCATATGATTATGCGTATTTCTCACTGTTTCTTGCTTTTTTCATTGGGAATATTAAAAATAAAGCGGGTTTTTTCACCCTCTATTCGATAAACCTGGCAGCCAGTTTTTTAACCATTAATTATGGCTTCATTATTCAGAGCTCCAGATTGCTCAGTCAGTTTCCTTTTGTATTTATCAGTCTGATGGCATCCATTCTGCTTCCAATCAGCACCTATAACAAAAACAACCGTGAGCAATTGGAGGGCCAGCTGGAGAGTGCCAATAAACGACTGGATGATCTGGTCAAAATGGAAGAACGCCAGCGTATCGCCCGTGATCTGCACGATACCCTTGGGCAGAAACTTTCCTTGATCGGCCTGAAAACCGATCTGGCGAAACGCCTGCTTCGCGTCAACCCCGAGCAGGCCGAGATGGAGCTAAACGACTTGCGTCAAACCGCAAGCACAGCACTCAAGGAAGTTAGGGAAATGGTCACCACGATGCGCGGCACACAGCTGGTTGATGAACTGTTTCGTGCAGAGCAGATTTTGAAGGCCGCTTCGATCGAGTTCAAACTGGATGGAAACCCCAAACTGCAGGATACCTCTCAGCTCAATGAAAATGTATTGGGTATGTGTCTAAAAGAGGCCGTCACGAATGTGGTCAAGCATAGCCAGGCAACAATATGTACAATCAGCCTCAAGGAAACCCCTTCAGATAACATTCTGACCGTTTATGACAACGGAATTGGAATGGAACATGGTAACAATAAAGAACGTCGTGGTACAGGAATTCTTGGTATGAAAGAACGACTGGAATTTGTTAATGGTTGTCTCGATATTCGCTCCGGAACAAGCATAGACGGAACTCAGCTTATTATTCAGGTACCGAAGCTGGTTCGCAAACCAATCAAGGAGGAATAA
- a CDS encoding response regulator transcription factor — protein sequence MIRIVIAEDQRMMLGALSSLLNLEVDMEVVGRASNGQEALELVQQHAPDICLMDIEMPLKSGLEAAEELKGTNCKVIILTTFARTGYFERALKGGVRGYLLKDSPIEELAEAIRQVMNGRRIFAPDLVDEAYVEENPLTERENAVLGLMADGKNTKEIAKHLFITTGTVRNYISIILNKLNASNRIEAITRSKEKGWFK from the coding sequence ATGATCAGAATCGTCATCGCCGAAGACCAACGCATGATGCTTGGTGCCCTCTCCTCCCTGCTCAATTTGGAAGTAGACATGGAAGTGGTTGGTCGGGCAAGCAACGGGCAGGAGGCACTTGAGCTCGTCCAGCAGCATGCCCCCGATATATGCCTGATGGATATTGAAATGCCTCTCAAAAGCGGTCTGGAAGCTGCAGAGGAATTAAAAGGAACGAACTGTAAGGTAATTATCTTAACGACCTTTGCTCGGACCGGTTATTTCGAACGTGCATTAAAAGGCGGGGTGAGAGGTTACCTGTTAAAGGACAGTCCAATTGAGGAATTGGCTGAAGCCATACGCCAGGTCATGAACGGACGCCGTATCTTCGCCCCTGACCTGGTAGACGAGGCTTATGTCGAGGAAAACCCGCTTACAGAGCGGGAGAATGCCGTCCTTGGCCTCATGGCTGATGGCAAGAACACGAAGGAAATTGCCAAACACCTGTTTATCACGACTGGCACGGTGCGCAACTACATCTCTATCATTCTGAACAAATTAAATGCAAGCAATCGGATTGAAGCCATCACCCGTTCCAAGGAAAAGGGCTGGTTCAAATGA
- a CDS encoding polysaccharide deacetylase family protein codes for MLHIRKSLIATLAILLMIPLLLPQSVSAKPSASKSAGAKTNAKIIYLTFDDGPTAHTGQLLDILDQYHAKATFFMLGPQMQQFQKATKRIVADGHGLGLHGVTHVPSKFYQSAYSGLKEMQQANVTLNKVAGVKTSLVRTPYGSKPYLKSSYRNVLLAQGGFHLWDWNVDSEDWKYKKDHQKVYNSMMKQIHNVQKSGTTPVVLMHDQEATLKVLPQLLKTLKAEGYKFEILTKKVQPVNFWNDKR; via the coding sequence ATGTTACATATTCGCAAATCATTGATCGCCACACTTGCCATTTTACTTATGATTCCACTCCTTTTGCCTCAGTCGGTATCCGCGAAGCCAAGTGCTTCCAAATCTGCTGGAGCAAAAACGAATGCGAAGATCATATATCTTACCTTTGATGATGGGCCCACAGCCCACACGGGTCAACTGCTGGATATACTGGATCAGTATCATGCAAAAGCGACTTTCTTCATGCTCGGACCACAAATGCAGCAATTTCAGAAAGCGACCAAACGTATTGTGGCGGACGGACATGGATTGGGTCTCCATGGCGTGACACACGTTCCCAGCAAATTTTATCAATCGGCATACAGTGGACTGAAGGAAATGCAGCAGGCGAATGTGACGTTGAACAAAGTTGCCGGGGTGAAGACAAGTCTTGTTCGTACACCTTACGGCAGTAAGCCTTATCTCAAGTCGTCATATCGTAATGTGTTGCTTGCTCAAGGTGGATTCCATCTATGGGATTGGAATGTGGATTCCGAAGATTGGAAATACAAGAAAGATCACCAGAAGGTTTACAACAGTATGATGAAACAGATTCACAACGTTCAAAAGAGCGGTACAACGCCGGTTGTGCTAATGCATGATCAGGAAGCGACCCTAAAAGTACTTCCGCAATTGTTGAAAACATTGAAAGCAGAAGGATACAAGTTCGAAATTTTGACCAAAAAAGTGCAGCCGGTTAACTTCTGGAACGATAAACGTTAA